The Zingiber officinale cultivar Zhangliang chromosome 9A, Zo_v1.1, whole genome shotgun sequence genome window below encodes:
- the LOC122019492 gene encoding transcription factor MYB97-like: protein MVGEDRESSAAPPAAAAETGVGGGKKAGGKGGGGGAEGMRKGPWTPAEDEILLEHVRRHGEGNWNAVQRLSGLARCGKSCRLRWANHLRPNLKKGSFAPEEEFLILRLHAQLGNKWARMAAQLPGRTDNEIKNYWNTRLKRRQRAGLPIYPPELQDAIRFGRRLQRQNQASQGTPPPPLLSATRHQAQLPPLQLPPLLDLVSFCPQLEMTPPPTSHPCQLSFAFPVPSLSPPTTPTPSLLRKPQMGLCNYDFNPPTLMSPPYAVKMELPSNQLYQEAAGGGGPRNCGLTEPLLPEPHPLGLEHIKTGELLLLPAVDDHAVRWGNLFCAGDYDCGSNQEGTMETPLQFDFGTEGNGEALGSRMKDMAEFLDLPAPVVLDWCNSDNTELSSAQPSTVVVGEDVAVDMQQLAPSQDWNVNSWPWSNMPGIC, encoded by the exons ATGGTGGGAGAGGATAGAGAAAGCTCGGCGGCGccgccggcggcggcggcggagacgGGAGTTGGAGGAGGGAAGAAGGCGGGAGggaaaggaggaggaggtggtgcgGAGGGGATGAGGAAGGGGCCGTGGACGCCGGCGGAGGACGAGATCCTGTTGGAGCATGTGCGGCGGCACGGGGAGGGGAACTGGAACGCGGTGCAGCGGCTGAGCGGCCTCGCGAGGTGCGGGAAGAGCTGCCGCCTGCGGTGGGCTAACCATCTCCGGCCCAACCTTAAGAAGGGTTCCTTCGCCCCCGAGGAGGAGTTCCTTATCCTCCGCCTCCATGCCCAACTCGGCAACAAGTGGGCGCGCATGGCGGCGCAG TTGCCCGGTAGGACTGACAACGAGATTAAGAACTACTGGAACACCCGCCTGAAGCGCCGCCAGCGCGCCGGCCTTCCCATCTACCCGCCGGAGCTGCAAGACGCCATCCGATTTGGCCGTCGCCTCCAGCGTCAGAACCAGGCTTCTCAGGGAACGCCGCCTCCGCCGCTGCTATCTGCAACCAGACACCAAGCTCAGCTTCCTCCTCTGCAGCTCCCGCCGCTGCTGGACCTCGTCAGCTTCTGCCCTCAGCTGGAAATGACTCCCCCACCGACTTCGCACCCCTGCCAGTTGAGCTTCGCGTTCCCGGTCCCGTCTCTCTCGCCGCCCACCACCCCTACGCCATCTCTACTCCGGAAACCCCAGATGGGGCTGTGCAACTACGATTTCAATCCGCCGACGCTGATGTCGCCTCCTTACGCGGTCAAAATGGAGCTCCCTTCGAACCAACTGTACCAAGAAGCTGCCGGCGGTGGCGGGCCAAGAAATTGCGGGCTGACGGAGCCTCTTCTGCCGGAACCACACCCGCTAGGTCTGGAGCATATCAAAACAGGGGAATTGTTGCTGTTGCCGGCCGTCGACGACCACGCCGTCAGATGGGGAAACCTTTTCTGTGCCGGAGATTACGACTGCGGCAGCAACCAGGAAGGCACCATGGAGACTCCTCTGCAATTCGACTTCG GAACCGAGGGAAACGGTGAAGCACTGGGCAGCAGAATGAAAGACATGGCAGAGTTTCTGGACCTGCCGGCTCCGGTGGTCCTAGACTGGTGCAATTCCGACAACACGGAGCTATCGAGCGCACAGCCGTCGACGGTTGTTGTGGGCGAAGACGTCGCAGTCGACATGCAGCAGCTGGCTCCTTCGCAGGACTGGAACGTCAACTCCTGGCCGTGGAGCAACATGCCGGGAATTTGTTGA